One segment of Streptomyces sp. NBC_00576 DNA contains the following:
- a CDS encoding RHS repeat-associated core domain-containing protein, translating to MGGLGHQRRVPLRRIRLWVVGATASAVVAAGLGTAPAVWATQRHGHHTVAAQAAKNGTAVAFKAKTAAKKDPAKAAAARTAKTLSRPVSWPTASAKTLPVVANTAKSTLVGSLPMKVTAPGKGAAPTKVTVKTAPHQTATALGIHGAVLSLTRADGRKAAAKARLTLDYSGFAHAYGGDYASRLQLVRLPACALTTPKLKKCRTTTPLPTTNDTSAQTLTATAPLAASGITAMAATTGATSGAGSYAATPLNPSASWNAGGSSGDFTWSYPLSVPPSNGGPSPNLSLTYDAQSVDGRLPSTNNQPSWVGEGFDLTTGYIERSYDSCDDDGQSGKNDECWANDNATLVLGGKSSPLIKDSSTGAWHPKTDDGERVTHSTGATNGDNDGEYWTVTTPDGTQYVFGKNRLPGWATGNAVTNSTWTAPVFGDDSGEPGYDQGTSFSGRALTQAWRWNLDYVVDPHGNAMSYWYTKETNYYAKNGTTTDNGTAYDRGGYLSRIDYGITSSTVFGTAPEKVSFTTAERCLVTSTEDCSSLTSSTSSHWPDVPFDEICASGKVCSATGPTFFSRKRLTGVTTSVWDASLATPAYRDVDSWALAHSFPDPGDGTSAGLWLKSITRTGKDGSTTAMPPVTFAGVQLFNRVDTTHDDIAALVKWRVRTITSETGSVLTVNYSDPQCVAGTTMPSAPDSDTLRCFPTYWQPPFTTDPQLDWFHKYVVTQVTESDPTGGSPLKETDYTYNGSPAWHYDSDNVTALAKRKTWSQWRGYGSVTTTTGDAQSTRTKTVATYFRGMDADKQSDGTARSVKVTDSTGTSVTDSNPLAGSVRESVTYNGSAEVSGTITDQWIHQTATDGARSAYFTRPAAVHARTDLSAGGTRDTLVSTTYDPTTGAALTVDDAGDTAISGDEQCTRTTIANNTTNWLMAFPVRVETVDVACDETPTRPDDVVSDVRTLYDSQSYGTAPTLGDETSTQRMSSYSGGSPVYQTVSTSHYDPQGRVDSVKDADQTVVSKTTYTPTTGGPLTSTVTTDAKSYSTTTNFDPARGLATSVVDPNSKRTDYAYDGLGRLKSLWLANRSKSSGQSASLVYTYAISNSAASVVSTGKLNNDGTTYDTTYALYDALLRPRQTQTPAPGGGRVIAETKYDSRGTAVEADADYTDTTSPSGALANITSVVPSQMLTTYDGVGRPTAEDFYALGTKRWTTATAYGGDRVTVTPPKGGIATTTLTDTLGRTVETRQYDNGTPSGSYTSIKYTYDPKGQLKEVIDDDGNTWSYGYDLMGRRTSSTDPDTGTTNTAYNELDQVASTTIAVGTSDEKTLSYAYDILGRKTDLYDGTTKDAAHELAKWTFDSVAKGQPTSAIRYVGGSAGSAYVTQVGAYDSLYRPTLTRMVIPSVTGEEALAGTYSSTTGYNLDGTVQVTSDPAAGGLASESLEYGYNDLSMPTTLSGTTGYVQNTNYSKQGDVSQLTLGVSSSDTAKWLQITNTYEDGTRRLQRELVTDDAQSAPVQDTSYTYDDAGNPTKVATHADGTDDVQCYRYDGHDRLTEAWTATDGCAATASTSVLGGPAPYWHSYAYDDLGNRKTQTDHATTTGGSDATTSFVYPPQGTPQAHTLTSSSTVVGSTTTTNSYTYDHSGNTHTRTLGGRTQTLDWDSEGHLAKVTNADGTSASYLYDADGNRLLSRDDSGTTLYLGDTEVHLAKGATTTTGTRYYAWAGQTVAVRTSTGSLQWQVTDGHDTAETAVDATTQTIARRRLDPFGNTRGTQPSSSSWLGDKGFVSGVQDAATGLTHLGAREYDSTTGRFVSDDPVLELTDAQQIDGYTYAADNPISGSDPTGMDDWYNDPTMNTCAIDCGSTPAPATTTTASSSSSSSSSASSSSSHSGGGGGGGSSHHSCGWSFSCYAKKAYHEVERHPVIAAVVATAVVVGAVACVAATAGVCGAVLVAGAEGFTAGAEIGGLGAAVTGAAAGVIGEGGAVIAGAAGAAGLGAAAVAKGAKTAAKSEAAASSGAAAASSDAASTASNGVRSAGAYRGSSQKSPGGQKGAGVSVKHVKMALGRAGMSVDHFDIVHVPEITTADGLLAYGYSPHPGGLPELGPRGRPAIQVSDMGLADMDTAVTTIFHEAYHHQSFATMGVADFGGKESAAEAYGLRMLDLFNRRSGR from the coding sequence ATGGGCGGGCTAGGGCACCAACGGCGGGTACCGCTGCGGCGGATACGGCTATGGGTCGTCGGGGCCACGGCGAGCGCTGTGGTGGCCGCTGGCCTCGGCACCGCGCCCGCGGTGTGGGCGACCCAGCGTCACGGGCACCACACCGTGGCGGCGCAGGCGGCCAAGAACGGCACAGCGGTCGCCTTCAAGGCGAAGACGGCCGCGAAGAAGGATCCAGCGAAGGCTGCCGCCGCCCGTACGGCAAAGACCCTTTCCCGGCCGGTGAGCTGGCCCACCGCCTCGGCCAAGACACTCCCGGTGGTGGCGAACACTGCCAAGTCGACCCTGGTCGGCAGTCTCCCCATGAAGGTGACCGCGCCCGGCAAGGGCGCGGCCCCCACGAAAGTCACCGTCAAAACGGCCCCGCACCAGACGGCCACCGCCCTCGGCATCCATGGCGCAGTCCTCTCCCTCACCCGCGCCGACGGCAGGAAGGCCGCTGCCAAGGCCCGCCTCACGCTGGACTATTCGGGCTTCGCGCACGCCTACGGCGGCGACTACGCCTCCCGACTGCAACTGGTCCGCCTGCCCGCGTGCGCGCTGACCACCCCGAAGCTCAAGAAGTGCCGTACGACAACCCCGCTGCCCACGACCAACGACACGTCGGCCCAGACCCTCACCGCCACGGCCCCGCTCGCCGCCTCCGGCATCACCGCCATGGCGGCGACCACCGGCGCCACGTCCGGTGCCGGTTCCTACGCGGCGACCCCGCTCAACCCGTCCGCGTCCTGGAACGCAGGCGGCTCCAGCGGTGACTTCACCTGGTCGTACCCGCTGTCGGTGCCGCCGTCCAACGGCGGTCCTTCGCCCAACCTTTCCCTCACCTACGACGCGCAGAGCGTCGACGGCCGGCTGCCCTCGACCAACAACCAGCCCTCATGGGTCGGTGAGGGCTTCGACCTCACCACCGGGTACATCGAGCGGTCGTACGACTCCTGCGACGACGACGGGCAGTCCGGCAAGAACGACGAGTGCTGGGCGAACGACAACGCCACCCTTGTCCTCGGCGGCAAGTCGAGCCCCCTGATCAAGGACTCCTCGACCGGCGCATGGCACCCGAAAACCGACGACGGCGAGCGCGTCACCCACTCCACAGGTGCCACGAACGGTGACAACGACGGCGAGTACTGGACGGTAACCACCCCGGACGGCACCCAGTACGTCTTCGGCAAGAACCGCCTGCCCGGCTGGGCCACCGGCAACGCGGTCACCAACTCCACCTGGACCGCCCCGGTGTTCGGCGACGACTCGGGCGAACCGGGCTACGACCAGGGGACGTCGTTCTCCGGCCGTGCGCTCACCCAGGCCTGGCGCTGGAACCTGGACTACGTCGTCGACCCGCACGGCAACGCCATGTCGTACTGGTACACCAAGGAGACCAACTACTACGCCAAGAACGGCACCACGACCGACAACGGCACGGCGTACGACCGCGGCGGCTACCTCAGCCGGATCGACTACGGCATCACCTCCTCCACCGTCTTCGGCACCGCCCCGGAGAAGGTCTCCTTCACCACCGCCGAGCGTTGCCTCGTCACCAGCACAGAGGACTGCTCCTCCCTGACCTCGTCGACGTCCTCGCACTGGCCCGACGTGCCCTTCGACGAGATCTGCGCCTCGGGCAAGGTGTGCAGCGCCACCGGGCCGACGTTCTTCTCCCGCAAGCGGCTTACGGGCGTCACCACGAGCGTGTGGGACGCGAGTCTCGCCACCCCTGCCTATCGGGACGTCGACTCCTGGGCGCTGGCCCACTCCTTCCCGGATCCGGGTGACGGCACCTCGGCCGGGCTGTGGCTGAAGTCCATCACCCGTACGGGCAAGGACGGTTCGACGACGGCGATGCCGCCGGTCACCTTCGCGGGGGTGCAGCTCTTCAACCGGGTGGACACGACCCACGACGACATCGCGGCACTGGTCAAATGGCGGGTGCGGACGATCACTTCGGAGACGGGCTCGGTCCTCACCGTCAACTACTCCGACCCGCAGTGCGTGGCAGGGACGACCATGCCCAGCGCGCCGGACTCCGACACCCTGCGCTGCTTCCCGACGTACTGGCAGCCGCCGTTCACGACCGATCCCCAACTGGACTGGTTCCACAAGTACGTTGTCACGCAGGTAACGGAGTCGGACCCGACCGGCGGCTCCCCGCTGAAGGAGACCGATTACACCTACAACGGTTCCCCGGCCTGGCACTACGACAGCGACAACGTCACCGCCCTCGCCAAGCGCAAGACGTGGTCGCAGTGGCGTGGTTACGGGAGTGTCACCACGACCACGGGTGACGCGCAGTCGACGCGGACGAAGACGGTCGCGACGTACTTCCGCGGTATGGACGCCGACAAACAGTCCGACGGCACCGCACGCAGTGTCAAGGTCACGGACTCCACGGGGACTTCGGTCACCGACTCGAACCCGCTGGCCGGCAGCGTCCGGGAGTCGGTCACCTACAATGGCTCCGCCGAGGTGTCCGGCACCATCACCGACCAGTGGATCCACCAGACGGCCACGGACGGCGCCCGCAGCGCGTACTTCACCCGCCCGGCGGCGGTGCACGCCCGTACCGACCTGTCCGCCGGCGGCACACGCGACACACTGGTCTCGACGACGTACGACCCGACGACCGGTGCGGCGCTGACCGTTGACGACGCGGGCGACACGGCCATCTCGGGCGACGAGCAGTGCACCCGCACCACGATCGCGAACAACACCACCAACTGGCTGATGGCGTTCCCGGTGCGCGTCGAGACGGTCGACGTGGCCTGCGACGAGACACCGACCCGCCCCGACGACGTGGTCTCCGACGTCCGCACGCTCTACGACAGCCAGTCCTACGGCACCGCCCCGACCCTCGGCGACGAGACGTCGACACAGCGCATGTCGTCGTACAGCGGCGGCAGCCCCGTCTACCAGACGGTCTCCACGAGCCACTACGACCCCCAGGGCCGCGTCGACTCCGTCAAGGACGCCGACCAGACCGTGGTCAGCAAGACCACGTACACCCCGACCACGGGCGGCCCTCTTACCAGCACGGTCACCACGGACGCCAAGAGCTACTCGACGACGACGAACTTCGACCCCGCGCGCGGTCTCGCCACCTCGGTCGTCGACCCCAACAGCAAGCGCACGGACTACGCGTACGACGGACTCGGCCGGCTGAAGTCCCTGTGGCTGGCCAACCGCAGCAAGTCCTCGGGCCAGAGCGCGAGCCTCGTCTACACCTACGCCATCTCCAACTCGGCGGCCTCCGTGGTCTCCACGGGCAAACTCAACAACGACGGCACGACGTACGACACGACGTACGCCCTGTATGACGCGCTGCTGCGCCCGCGCCAGACGCAGACCCCGGCGCCGGGAGGCGGCCGTGTCATCGCCGAAACCAAGTACGACAGCCGGGGGACGGCGGTCGAGGCGGACGCCGATTACACGGACACGACCTCACCGTCCGGGGCGCTGGCGAACATCACCTCGGTTGTCCCGTCCCAGATGCTGACGACGTACGACGGTGTCGGCCGACCGACGGCGGAGGACTTCTACGCGCTGGGTACCAAGCGCTGGACGACCGCGACGGCGTACGGCGGCGACCGCGTTACGGTCACTCCGCCCAAGGGCGGTATCGCGACCACGACACTGACGGACACGCTCGGCCGCACGGTCGAGACCCGGCAGTACGACAACGGCACGCCGAGTGGTTCCTACACGTCGATCAAGTACACGTACGACCCGAAGGGCCAGCTCAAGGAGGTCATCGACGACGACGGCAACACGTGGTCGTACGGCTACGACCTGATGGGCCGCAGGACCAGTTCGACCGACCCCGACACAGGGACGACGAACACGGCGTACAACGAGCTGGACCAAGTCGCCTCCACCACGATCGCGGTCGGCACCTCCGACGAGAAGACGCTCAGCTACGCCTACGACATCCTCGGCCGCAAGACCGACCTGTACGACGGCACGACCAAGGACGCGGCGCACGAACTGGCCAAATGGACCTTCGACTCGGTGGCCAAGGGTCAGCCGACGTCGGCGATCCGGTACGTCGGCGGCAGTGCGGGCTCGGCGTACGTCACCCAGGTCGGCGCCTACGACTCGCTGTACCGGCCGACGCTGACCCGGATGGTCATCCCGTCGGTCACGGGCGAAGAGGCGCTGGCGGGCACGTACTCGTCGACGACCGGCTACAACCTCGACGGCACCGTCCAGGTCACCTCCGACCCGGCGGCCGGCGGTCTGGCTTCCGAGTCGCTGGAGTACGGCTACAACGACCTGAGCATGCCGACGACGCTGAGCGGCACCACCGGCTACGTACAGAACACGAACTACTCGAAGCAGGGCGACGTCAGCCAGCTCACGCTGGGGGTTTCGTCCTCGGACACCGCCAAGTGGCTCCAGATCACCAATACTTACGAGGACGGCACCCGCCGTCTCCAGCGTGAACTGGTCACCGACGACGCCCAGTCGGCGCCTGTGCAGGACACGTCGTACACCTACGACGACGCGGGCAACCCGACGAAGGTCGCCACGCACGCCGACGGAACCGACGACGTCCAGTGCTACCGCTACGACGGCCACGACCGGCTCACCGAGGCCTGGACGGCGACCGACGGCTGCGCCGCCACCGCGTCCACGTCGGTCCTCGGCGGCCCGGCGCCGTACTGGCACAGCTACGCGTACGACGACCTGGGCAACCGCAAGACGCAGACCGACCACGCGACCACGACGGGCGGTTCCGACGCGACGACGTCGTTCGTCTACCCGCCCCAGGGCACGCCCCAGGCGCACACGCTGACGTCGTCGAGCACGGTTGTGGGCTCCACCACGACCACGAACTCCTACACGTACGACCACTCGGGCAACACCCACACCCGCACCCTGGGCGGCAGGACCCAGACGCTGGACTGGGATTCCGAGGGCCACCTGGCCAAGGTGACCAACGCGGACGGGACGTCGGCCTCCTACCTCTACGACGCGGACGGCAACCGGCTGCTCTCGCGCGACGACTCCGGGACGACGCTGTACCTGGGCGACACCGAAGTGCACCTGGCCAAGGGCGCGACGACGACCACGGGCACGCGCTACTACGCGTGGGCGGGCCAGACGGTCGCGGTGCGCACGAGCACGGGCAGCCTGCAGTGGCAGGTCACGGACGGGCACGACACCGCGGAGACGGCGGTGGACGCGACGACGCAGACGATCGCGAGGCGGCGGCTCGACCCGTTCGGCAACACCCGTGGTACGCAGCCGAGCTCGAGTTCATGGCTGGGTGACAAGGGCTTCGTGAGCGGTGTGCAGGACGCGGCGACGGGTCTGACGCACCTGGGGGCGAGGGAGTACGACTCGACGACCGGCCGGTTCGTCTCGGACGACCCGGTCCTGGAGCTGACTGACGCCCAGCAGATCGACGGGTACACGTACGCGGCGGACAACCCGATCTCGGGCAGCGACCCGACGGGTATGGACGACTGGTACAACGACCCGACGATGAACACGTGCGCCATCGACTGCGGCAGCACACCCGCACCGGCGACGACCACGACGGCCTCCTCCTCCTCCTCCTCCTCCTCCTCCGCGTCCTCTTCTTCCTCGCACAGCGGAGGCGGTGGCGGCGGTGGTTCCTCGCACCATAGCTGCGGCTGGTCCTTCTCCTGCTACGCCAAGAAGGCCTACCACGAGGTCGAACGGCACCCCGTGATCGCGGCCGTGGTCGCCACGGCGGTGGTGGTCGGCGCGGTCGCCTGCGTGGCGGCGACCGCGGGTGTGTGTGGAGCCGTCCTGGTGGCGGGCGCCGAGGGATTCACGGCGGGAGCCGAGATCGGTGGCCTGGGGGCCGCGGTGACGGGAGCGGCAGCCGGCGTGATCGGCGAAGGCGGGGCGGTGATCGCGGGGGCGGCAGGCGCTGCCGGGCTGGGTGCCGCGGCCGTGGCCAAGGGAGCGAAGACGGCGGCCAAGTCCGAGGCGGCGGCATCGTCCGGTGCGGCTGCCGCCAGTTCGGACGCGGCGTCGACGGCCAGCAACGGTGTCCGCTCGGCGGGCGCATACCGGGGGAGCTCCCAGAAGTCGCCTGGCGGCCAGAAGGGGGCGGGTGTGAGCGTCAAGCACGTCAAGATGGCGCTGGGCCGGGCCGGCATGAGCGTGGACCACTTCGACATCGTGCATGTCCCGGAGATCACGACGGCGGACGGCCTACTCGCGTACGGCTACAGCCCGCACCCGGGAGGTCTGCCGGAACTGGGTCCCCGCGGGCGGCCGGCGATCCAGGTCTCGGATATGGGTCTCGCCGACATGGACACCGCGGTCACCACGATCTTTCACGAGGCTTACCATCACCAGAGCTTTGCCACGATGGGTGTTGCCGACTTCGGTGGCAAGGAGTCTGCCGCGGAGGCATACGGACTGAGAATGCTTGATCTCTTCAACAGGAGATCAGGCCGGTGA
- a CDS encoding LamG domain-containing protein — translation MGSPATFTLKANGASDVLKYTYQLNDNPVRTKTFTAATTSYAVSLAPDARGVNTLTVQTWDAASNGSLSYTYTFKVAPGAGPVAHWSLDEGTGTTATDSVSGRTATLAGSAGWSSLARLGKSLQANGTSSYAATGSSVLDTTKSFTISAWARLTGTSHNSVAVAQAGVNGSTFAIYYSTSYNAWIFNRYTTDVAAPTIVRSIGTTTPEVGVWTHVMGVYDAQEQTIQLFVNGVPQGDSVAYTTPWQGTGGLQIARGQYGSAFSDYFPGQVDEVTAWNRILSEDEIADLQAMTDAGTGQAQPALAADWKLEETSGTSAADSSGYGHTATVAGGGTWSTDTDGGKGNVLSLNGTSAANATATGPIVDSQGDFTVAAWAKLDTASLSDTTVAHHMRIATQSGGVRDSWGLWYYQAAGSAQGMWVFGRTTADVAGSGATVVTAPASIASAQLVDPGAWTLLTGVYDGAHHQLFLYVNGVRQGAQGDTDTDTDTGDGIVFTSPWQATGTFNIGRGRISNGTYSDFADGLVDDVRVWTGVVSDTDINQMYVNELPILL, via the coding sequence GTGGGCTCCCCCGCGACGTTCACGCTCAAGGCCAACGGGGCCTCGGATGTGCTCAAGTACACGTACCAGCTCAACGACAACCCGGTGCGGACCAAGACCTTCACCGCCGCCACCACCAGCTACGCGGTGTCCCTGGCGCCGGACGCGCGCGGGGTCAACACCCTGACTGTCCAGACCTGGGACGCGGCCAGCAACGGCTCGCTCAGCTACACGTACACCTTCAAGGTCGCGCCCGGCGCGGGCCCCGTCGCCCACTGGTCCCTCGACGAGGGCACCGGCACCACGGCCACCGACTCGGTCAGCGGCCGGACGGCGACGCTGGCCGGTTCGGCCGGCTGGTCCTCACTCGCCCGACTCGGCAAGTCCCTCCAGGCCAACGGGACGTCGTCGTACGCGGCGACCGGCTCCTCGGTCCTGGACACCACCAAGAGCTTCACCATCTCGGCGTGGGCCCGGCTGACCGGCACCTCCCACAACTCGGTCGCCGTCGCCCAGGCCGGCGTCAACGGATCGACGTTCGCGATCTACTACTCGACCTCCTACAACGCGTGGATCTTCAACCGGTACACCACGGACGTGGCGGCACCGACAATCGTCCGCTCGATCGGCACCACCACACCCGAAGTCGGCGTCTGGACACACGTGATGGGCGTGTACGACGCGCAGGAGCAGACCATCCAACTGTTCGTCAACGGCGTGCCGCAGGGTGACTCGGTCGCCTACACCACGCCCTGGCAGGGCACCGGCGGCCTCCAGATCGCCCGCGGCCAGTACGGCAGCGCGTTCAGCGACTACTTCCCGGGCCAGGTCGACGAGGTGACCGCCTGGAACCGGATCCTGTCGGAGGACGAGATCGCCGACCTCCAGGCGATGACCGACGCCGGCACCGGGCAGGCACAGCCGGCGCTCGCGGCCGACTGGAAGCTGGAGGAGACCTCGGGCACCAGCGCCGCCGACTCCTCCGGGTACGGCCACACGGCCACCGTCGCAGGCGGCGGCACCTGGAGCACCGACACCGACGGCGGCAAGGGCAACGTCCTTTCCCTGAACGGCACCTCGGCGGCCAACGCCACCGCGACCGGGCCGATCGTGGACTCACAGGGCGACTTCACGGTGGCGGCCTGGGCCAAACTCGACACGGCCTCACTGTCCGACACCACGGTGGCCCACCACATGCGGATCGCCACCCAGTCCGGCGGTGTCCGTGACTCGTGGGGCCTGTGGTACTACCAGGCGGCGGGCTCCGCGCAGGGCATGTGGGTGTTCGGCCGCACCACCGCGGACGTCGCCGGCAGTGGCGCCACGGTGGTGACCGCGCCGGCGAGTATCGCCTCGGCCCAGCTGGTTGACCCGGGTGCTTGGACCCTGCTGACCGGCGTGTACGACGGCGCTCATCACCAGCTCTTCCTGTACGTCAACGGAGTGCGCCAGGGCGCGCAGGGCGACACGGACACGGACACCGACACCGGTGACGGCATCGTGTTCACCTCACCCTGGCAGGCCACCGGCACCTTCAACATCGGGCGCGGCCGGATCAGCAACGGCACGTACAGCGACTTCGCCGACGGACTCGTGGACGACGTACGGGTGTGGACGGGTGTGGTGTCCGACACCGACATCAACCAGATGTACGTCAACGAGCTGCCCATCCTGCTGTAG
- a CDS encoding DUF7674 family protein — MSDVPFEEIPSLLLRTIPESAEFITEKYEMPAEAAVLTEDAPYHIQSVLAQCFMTPILMPQLESDTPDTELLERCWDFVERLTEHSLESVRGAAYFEVLEQLLNAHGLVEAAWPYMKERTRAQTLTMLDFYGVYLPGINRR; from the coding sequence ATGAGTGACGTTCCCTTTGAGGAGATTCCCTCCCTTCTGCTGCGCACCATCCCCGAATCCGCGGAGTTCATCACCGAGAAGTACGAGATGCCGGCGGAAGCAGCCGTTCTGACCGAAGACGCGCCATATCATATTCAGTCGGTGCTGGCCCAGTGCTTCATGACGCCCATCCTGATGCCGCAGCTCGAGAGCGACACCCCGGACACGGAACTACTCGAACGATGCTGGGACTTCGTAGAGCGGCTCACGGAGCATTCCCTGGAGAGCGTCCGAGGCGCCGCCTACTTCGAGGTGCTCGAACAGCTCCTGAACGCCCACGGCCTCGTGGAGGCGGCCTGGCCGTACATGAAGGAGCGGACGCGGGCACAGACCCTCACGATGCTGGATTTTTACGGCGTTTACCTGCCCGGCATCAACCGACGGTAG